From Saprospiraceae bacterium, one genomic window encodes:
- a CDS encoding NAD(P)H-hydrate dehydratase, giving the protein MALKIFNPAQIKKIEQESIRLQGISTDQLMERAGQVFTDWMVKKWNSAEVHIFCGRGNNGGDGLVIGRLLSQRFWKVNIWLLPWESESSPDFQLNFQRLNLKQGIVLKNEFSNSEILTIQPDALIIDAILGTGTNRTVHGHLKETIQTINRLPNLKISVDIPSGLLPCDNSLGVAIKSDWTLTFEYPKLAFLMPENEPYVKNWDVASIQLSKQAEINETINFYVTEKKDVQKMCQPRSRFAHKYQCGQAAILAGAPQMCGAGILSADACLRSGAGLVTLISSEQCKSALFSRKPEIIFAISSELDSINWEKVHALCIGPGLNQKILQDFFANGPPHVPLVVDAEAIRFLAKNPEILGQLPKNSVFTPHTGELSDLLGDRVNSFHLLNKAMDWCTSHGHYMVLKGAYSACISPDKETWFNHTGNPGLATAGSGDVLSGIITGLLAQSYPVFDAMRLGVWLHGLSADLALENESEESLNAGDLIKYLGRAYKDLMSA; this is encoded by the coding sequence ATGGCCCTCAAAATATTCAATCCAGCTCAAATCAAAAAGATTGAACAGGAATCAATTCGCTTACAGGGCATTTCTACAGATCAATTGATGGAAAGAGCAGGACAGGTGTTTACCGATTGGATGGTTAAAAAATGGAATTCCGCCGAAGTGCATATATTCTGTGGAAGAGGTAACAATGGAGGAGATGGTCTTGTCATCGGTAGGTTATTGAGCCAACGGTTTTGGAAAGTAAACATTTGGTTGCTGCCATGGGAATCCGAATCAAGTCCTGATTTTCAACTCAATTTTCAAAGGCTTAATCTTAAGCAAGGTATCGTCCTAAAAAATGAGTTTTCAAATAGTGAAATATTAACCATCCAGCCTGATGCACTGATCATAGATGCTATCTTAGGGACAGGTACAAATCGGACAGTGCATGGCCATTTAAAAGAAACAATTCAAACCATTAATCGTCTACCCAATCTAAAAATTTCGGTTGATATTCCAAGCGGACTTCTACCTTGCGATAACAGTCTGGGTGTAGCCATAAAATCTGACTGGACTTTGACGTTTGAATATCCCAAACTTGCCTTTTTAATGCCTGAAAATGAACCTTACGTCAAAAATTGGGATGTCGCTTCCATTCAATTATCAAAACAAGCAGAAATTAATGAAACAATTAATTTTTATGTTACAGAAAAAAAAGATGTCCAAAAAATGTGTCAGCCAAGATCCAGATTCGCTCACAAGTACCAATGTGGACAGGCTGCAATACTTGCGGGTGCTCCTCAAATGTGCGGCGCCGGTATTTTGAGTGCCGATGCTTGTTTGCGCAGCGGAGCAGGATTGGTCACCTTGATCAGCTCAGAACAATGCAAATCTGCCTTATTTTCCAGAAAACCCGAGATCATATTTGCAATTTCCAGTGAACTGGATTCCATAAATTGGGAAAAAGTCCATGCACTTTGTATTGGACCAGGTCTAAATCAAAAAATTCTTCAAGATTTTTTTGCAAATGGTCCGCCTCATGTTCCATTGGTCGTAGATGCTGAAGCCATCCGATTTTTGGCAAAAAATCCAGAAATCCTTGGTCAGTTACCCAAAAACTCTGTTTTTACACCCCATACCGGAGAATTGTCTGATCTATTAGGAGACCGAGTCAACTCCTTCCACCTACTTAATAAAGCAATGGATTGGTGTACAAGTCATGGTCATTACATGGTATTAAAAGGTGCTTATAGCGCTTGCATTTCACCAGATAAAGAAACATGGTTTAATCATACAGGAAATCCCGGTTTGGCCACCGCGGGGAGTGGGGATGTTCTAAGTGGAATTATCACTGGTCTTTTGGCACAGTCCTATCCGGTATTTGACGCCATGCGATTGGGAGTGTGGTTACATGGATTGTCAGCTGACCTGGCTTTGGAAAACGAATCTGAGGAAAGCCTTAATGCAGGAGATCTCATCAAATATCTTGGCCGTGCTTATAAAGATTTAATGTCCGCATGA